A DNA window from ANME-2 cluster archaeon contains the following coding sequences:
- a CDS encoding YbhB/YbcL family Raf kinase inhibitor-like protein produces MRIFLILVLLVLISGCIASEPDEETLIEEDINMDAISISSDVFKNGGMLSSEYTCDGNNVSPDLSWDTIPDGTQSIALIVDDPDAPGKTWVHWVIYNIPASSTGLPPGVPKNKSLDDGSLQGKNDFGKIGYNGPCPPPGKPHRYFFKVYALDTTLNLKSGATKSQLETAMSGHILAQGEIVGKYGR; encoded by the coding sequence ATGAGGATATTTTTGATTCTTGTGCTGTTGGTACTTATTTCAGGATGCATAGCCAGTGAGCCAGATGAAGAGACCCTTATAGAGGAGGACATAAATATGGATGCAATATCGATTTCTTCAGACGTTTTTAAGAACGGTGGTATGCTGTCGTCCGAATATACATGTGACGGAAATAATGTATCACCAGACCTGTCCTGGGACACAATCCCGGACGGCACACAATCCATCGCCTTGATAGTGGACGACCCGGACGCCCCGGGTAAAACCTGGGTCCACTGGGTGATCTACAATATACCTGCCAGCAGCACCGGACTGCCCCCGGGTGTGCCCAAGAACAAAAGCCTGGACGACGGCAGCCTGCAGGGCAAGAACGATTTTGGCAAGATCGGCTATAACGGACCCTGCCCGCCGCCGGGCAAGCCCCACAGGTATTTCTTCAAGGTATATGCCCTGGATACTACACTCAACTTAAAGAGCGGTGCAACCAAATCCCAGCTCGAGACTGCCATGTCAGGGCACATTCTGGCACAGGGAGAGATAGTAGGGAAATACGGGCGCTGA